CTAAAACCGATGCTCCTGCCCCGGGCGACCCCATCTTGACCTCTATCAGCCTCTTGGGGCGACGGGCCTAGCGGCTCTCCGGCGTCCAGCGCTGCTCGTCCGGGATGCGCAGGCCGTCCATCAGGCCCTCGGCGTAGTCAGTGGCGCCCAATTGGTTGATGTCGTGTGAGTCACTCGCCACCGAGAAGATCGCGCCGGCCTCCTGGAGACGTTGCACCATATCGACATAGTTGGCCTTGAAGCGGGCCGACATCGCCGGATAGAAGAAGATTGCGTCTACGTTTAGCTCGATGGCGCAGCGGTTCTTGCGGCTTGTCTCGGCCCAGGCGTCGATGTACTCTTGGGGGATCTCGGCGACGAACTCCTCCCACCAGAGGGGCGAGTGGAACTCGACTTCCTTGCGCGGGAACCAGAACGGGTGAACGAGGACGTCCAGCAAGGGGTTCTGGAGGGTCCTCATGAAGTGCCGATGCTGCAGGTCGAGCAGTTCGCGCTTGTTCTCGGTGTCGGTGTAGGTCGAGTGGATGCCGCCGATGACCACCTCGAACCCGTACTCCTCGTGGATCTTGGCGCTGTAGGCGAACTCGCCGTCGCAGCCCTGGAAGTTAAGCTCGGTGCCAAAGTACACCTTGATCGGTGTCTCGACGGCTTCGATGTCGGCCTTGATGAACTTGAAGGCCTCAAGTTGCTCCAGGCGGTTCAGGTGATCTGTGATCGCGATCGACGTCAGTCTGCATCTCTCGGCTTTGCGGATGATGTTGGGCACCGTCAGTGTCTCATTGCCGCACCGCTGGTAGAACGTGTGAATGTGGTAGTCCCTACCGACGCGCATCGATATCGGCTCCCTGGTCTCACGTCGAGTCTGAAGCTGCGGGCAAGAGGGCTATCGCCGCTCTCGCCGGCCTAAGCCGCTACAACCTCGCTGTCTGGTTCCTCCCACATCTGCAGGAAACCTGCCACCCCGTGAAGGGCAAGAGGAAGTGCTGCGTCACAGGCTACCCGGTAGCGGTCCCCAAGACCGATGGCCTGAGATTGGCGTCGGTCGGTGAGGTGAAGGACGATCTGCCGTGGCCCCTGGTGGGTCCGAAGCACCTCACGAAGCTGCTCGAGCGTCTGCCGGTCGGCCAGGGGAGCGTCCAACTCAATGTGCAGTGGGGCGAGCTTGCCCACGGGCTCGGCCGGCGTGTTGCACAGGTCTTCCTGTTTGGCACGCCCCTCGGCCGCCAGTTGGGCCTTGCGGTCACTGATCTTGCGCGCCCTGTCGAGGAGACGTACTCCGTCACAGAGCAGCTTGACGGTCTCCTCTTCGGAGGACTGGCCGCCGGAGTCGCCGTTGCCGCCACCTCGACGGGCCTGTCGGTCAATCTTGGCGTCCATGACCACAAGGGCGTCCTTGACGAGGTGCTCCTTGACCTGCTCCCAGATGCGCGGGAAGACGGTGACCTCGACCTCGACCGACAGGCTCTCCAGGGTGACGAAGGCCATGCGGTCGCCGTTCTTGGTGGTGTAGGGCTTGACCTCGCTCACCATCCCACCAACGACTACTTCGGTCGCCTCGGCGTAGAGATGAAGGTCTTCCAGACGGGCCGAGGTACACCGCTCGAGACGCTCCTCGTTCTTGACCAGCGGGTGGTTGGACAGGTACAGGCCCAGCAGGTCCTTCTCGAACTCCAGAATCTGCTCGTCGGTCAGGGCCGGGACTTCAGGCAGCGTGCCTCCAGAATCGGCCTGCTCCTCGGAGGCATCGAACAGGGATACCTGTCCGACGGCTCGATCGGCCTCGCACTTCTGCCCCGCAGCATAGGCCAGGTCGAGGGCTGCCAGGACCTGCGCCCGGTGCCCGAAGCACTCCATAGCGCCGGCCTCGGCGAGGGTCTTCAGGGTCGACTTGGCCACACCCCGGCAGGCGACTCGTCGGCACAGGTCCCAGAGGTCGGCGTAGGGCCCGTTCTCGTCGCGCTCACGCACGATTTCGGTGGCGCTGCCGATTCCGACGCTCTTGATGGCAGCCAGGCCGAAGAGGACGGCGGAGTCCCTGACTGAGAACTCAGCAAAGCTACTGTTCACGTCAGGCGGACGGACCTTGATCCCGCAGCGCCGACACTCCGTGACGTACTTGGCGATGTCTGCGCTCTGGCCGATAACGGTAGTGAGCTGCGCGGCCAGGAATTCGGCGGAGTAGTTGGCCTTGAGATAGGCTGTCCAGTAGGCGACCAAGGCGTAGGCCGCGCTGTGGCTTTTGTTGAAACCGTACCGGGCGAAGGACTCCATGCGCCCGAAGATGTCCCAGGCCGTCTGCTCGGCGACGCCGTTGTCGATGCAGCCCTGAATGAAGAGGGGCTTCATCTGGTCCATCTTCGCCTTTTGCTTCTTGGCCATAGCACGCATGATGATTTCGGCCTGGGGCATGGAGAAGCCGGCCAGGTCGCTGGCGATGCGCATGACGTGCTCCTGATACAGGATCACGCCGTAGGTGTCCTTGAGGATCGGTTCCAGCTTGGGGGCGGCGTAGACCACTTCGCGCCCGTGCCTGCCTGCGAGGAAATCCGGCGCGGACTCCATGGGCCCGGGACGGTAGAGCGCAACGAGAGGGACGATGTGGTCAAAGCAGTCGGGCTTGAGCTCCCTGAGCAGCCCCCGCATCCCCTCGCTTTCAAGCTGGAAGACAGCGCCTGTGTCGGCCCGACACAGCAGTTCGTAGGTCTTGAGGTCATCCAGGGGCACCGCTAGCATGTCCACGTCGATCCCCCGTGACCGCTTCACTGCGTTCACGGTGTTCTGGATGATCGTGAGGGTCTTGAGCCCCAGGAAGTCCATCTTGACCAGGCCGACATCCACCACGTACTCCATGGAGTACTGGGTAGTGACCGTGCCGTCCTTCTCACCGCGCAAGGGGGCGTAGTCGGTTAGCGGAGCATCGGCGATAACCACTGCGGCCGCATGGACACCACAATGGCGAGTGATGCCCTCCAGCTTTATGGCAGTCTCAAGCAGCGTACTGACTTCCGGGTCCTCATCGGCCTTGGCCTTGAGGTCCGGCTCGGCCTCGAGGGCCTCAGTGATGCTCGTGTTGCCCGGCATCAGCTTCGCGACGGTGTCGACCTTGGGGAGGTCGATCCCCAGAACGCGCCCCGAGTCACGGATGGCTTGCTTCGCCCCCATGGTGTTGAAGGTGATGACTTGGGCCACGCGGTCGCGCCCGTACTTCTCTTTGACGTACTCGATGATCTCTTCGCGCCGGTCGTCGGGGAAATCAAGGTCGATGTCCGGAGGGCTCTTGCGCTCAGGGTTGAGCATACGCTCGAAGATGAGGTTGTACCGCAGCGGGTCGATCTCGCTGATGCCCAGCAGATAGGTGACGATACTGCCGGTAGCGGAGCCGCGGCCGGGCCCGACCCGGATGCCGCGCGACTTGGCCTCGCGAATGAAATCGCCGACGATCAGGAAGTAGCCGGAGTACTTGCACTGTGCGATGACGCCCAGCTCATACTCCAGGCGGCGGAGCGCTGCACCGTCGTCGTTGGGGTAGCGAACAGGGATGCTCTGCTCACAAACATGCCGCAGGTAGGTGTCCACCGTGTATCCATCGGGGATGGGGAAAGTCGGCAGCATCAGGTTCCCCAGCTCGAGCTCGACGTTGCAGCGGTCCGCGACCTCTACAGTCCGATGGATCGCGTCCTGCACCTCGGGGAATACCTGCAGCATCTCCTGCTCGGACTTGAGGTAGAACTCTTCGGTCTGGAAACGCAGG
Above is a window of Armatimonadia bacterium DNA encoding:
- a CDS encoding PHP domain-containing protein, which codes for MRVGRDYHIHTFYQRCGNETLTVPNIIRKAERCRLTSIAITDHLNRLEQLEAFKFIKADIEAVETPIKVYFGTELNFQGCDGEFAYSAKIHEEYGFEVVIGGIHSTYTDTENKRELLDLQHRHFMRTLQNPLLDVLVHPFWFPRKEVEFHSPLWWEEFVAEIPQEYIDAWAETSRKNRCAIELNVDAIFFYPAMSARFKANYVDMVQRLQEAGAIFSVASDSHDINQLGATDYAEGLMDGLRIPDEQRWTPESR
- a CDS encoding DNA polymerase III subunit alpha, with translation MPSNFVHLHVHSEYSLLDGACRIKELVGRAAELEMPALALTDHGVMYGAIGFYKACLGAGVKPILGCEVYCATRTRFDRDSELDRGLGHLVLLAKDMTGYQNLMKIVTSANLDGFYYKPRVDTELLAQHREGLIASTACQQGFAGQYILQDDMARARQYVEGLADVFGRDNLYLEIMDHDYPDEKRVTAGKIALSHELGLPLIATNDVHYTRKEDADAHDVLLCIQTNAIRSDPNRLRFQTEEFYLKSEQEMLQVFPEVQDAIHRTVEVADRCNVELELGNLMLPTFPIPDGYTVDTYLRHVCEQSIPVRYPNDDGAALRRLEYELGVIAQCKYSGYFLIVGDFIREAKSRGIRVGPGRGSATGSIVTYLLGISEIDPLRYNLIFERMLNPERKSPPDIDLDFPDDRREEIIEYVKEKYGRDRVAQVITFNTMGAKQAIRDSGRVLGIDLPKVDTVAKLMPGNTSITEALEAEPDLKAKADEDPEVSTLLETAIKLEGITRHCGVHAAAVVIADAPLTDYAPLRGEKDGTVTTQYSMEYVVDVGLVKMDFLGLKTLTIIQNTVNAVKRSRGIDVDMLAVPLDDLKTYELLCRADTGAVFQLESEGMRGLLRELKPDCFDHIVPLVALYRPGPMESAPDFLAGRHGREVVYAAPKLEPILKDTYGVILYQEHVMRIASDLAGFSMPQAEIIMRAMAKKQKAKMDQMKPLFIQGCIDNGVAEQTAWDIFGRMESFARYGFNKSHSAAYALVAYWTAYLKANYSAEFLAAQLTTVIGQSADIAKYVTECRRCGIKVRPPDVNSSFAEFSVRDSAVLFGLAAIKSVGIGSATEIVRERDENGPYADLWDLCRRVACRGVAKSTLKTLAEAGAMECFGHRAQVLAALDLAYAAGQKCEADRAVGQVSLFDASEEQADSGGTLPEVPALTDEQILEFEKDLLGLYLSNHPLVKNEERLERCTSARLEDLHLYAEATEVVVGGMVSEVKPYTTKNGDRMAFVTLESLSVEVEVTVFPRIWEQVKEHLVKDALVVMDAKIDRQARRGGGNGDSGGQSSEEETVKLLCDGVRLLDRARKISDRKAQLAAEGRAKQEDLCNTPAEPVGKLAPLHIELDAPLADRQTLEQLREVLRTHQGPRQIVLHLTDRRQSQAIGLGDRYRVACDAALPLALHGVAGFLQMWEEPDSEVVAA